In Erpetoichthys calabaricus chromosome 2, fErpCal1.3, whole genome shotgun sequence, a genomic segment contains:
- the polr2d gene encoding DNA-directed RNA polymerase II subunit RPB4, producing MAAGGAPGTGLVGDVEEDASQLLFPKEFENAETLLNSEVHMLLEHRKQQNESAEDEQELSEVFMKTLNYTARFSRFKNRETIASVRSLLLQKKLHKFELASLANLCPEAAEEAKALIPSLEGRFEDEELQQILDDIQTKRSFQY from the exons ATGGCGGCAGGAGGTGCTCCTGGTACTGGACTGGTGGGCGATGTGGAAGAGGATGCGTCTCAGCTTCTTTTTCCGAAAG AGTTTGAGAATGCAGAAACTCTACTAAACTCTGAAGTTCATATGCTACTAGAGCACCGTAAGCAGCAGAATGAGAGTGCCGAGGATGAACAGGAGCTGTCTGAAGTCTTCATGAAAACATTAAACTATACAGCCCGTTTCAGCCGTTTCAAGAATCGTGAGACTATTGCCAGTGTCCGCAG CTTGCTACTCCAAAAAAAACTGCACAAGTTTGAGCTGGCCAGTTTGGCTAACTTGTGTCCAGAGGCTGCTGAGGAGGCCAAAGCACTCATTCCCAG CTTGGAAGGTCGCTTTGAAGATGAAGAGCTTCAACAAATCCTGGATGATATTCAAACAAAAAGGAGTTTTCAGTATTAG
- the sft2d3 gene encoding vesicle transport protein SFT2C has product MADLNRQLQEYLAQSKSGAKSAATPNSSTVDIGKIEPTSTKEDSWFGRWSSPFSKTEHGGHGQSSGFSWTWTSEPDPCLPGMSRSHRLVAFALCVLMSALCFGLSALYVPVLLLKARKFALLWSLGSLFALAGVAILRGPSTFLSAPSPGAAVYLCALGGTLYAALGLHSTLLTALGAAVQVAAIVAYLVSLLPGGSAGIRFAGGMMATVLRRTVSGKILPV; this is encoded by the coding sequence ATGGCGGATTTGAATCGACAGCTACAGGAGTACCTTGCCCAGTCCAAATCAGGTGCGAAGAGCGCAGCTACTCCCAATTCTAGTACCGTAGACATCGGAAAGATCGAACCTACCAGCACAAAGGAGGACTCTTGGTTTGGTCGCTGGTCCAGTCCATTTTCTAAGACGGAGCATGGAGGACACGGCCAAAGCAGCGGCTTTTCCTGGACTTGGACCTCTGAGCCGGACCCATGTCTCCCGGGCATGAGCCGATCCCATAGACTCGTTGCTTTTGCACTTTGCGTTCTCATGTCAGCGCTGTGTTTCGGCCTTTCTGCCCTCTATGTTCCGGTGCTGCTACTGAAGGCTCGCAAATTTGCCCTCCTGTGGTCTTTGGGTTCTCTGTTTGCCTTGGCTGGCGTCGCGATCCTAAGGGGTCCCAGCACTTTCTTGAGCGCTCCTTCGCCAGGAGCGGCGGTCTACCTCTGTGCTCTCGGTGGCACCCTATACGCGGCACTGGGCCTGCACAGCACGCTGCTCACCGCTTTAGGGGCTGCCGTGCAGGTCGCAGCCATCGTCGCCTACCTCGTCTCTCTGCTACCAGGCGGAAGTGCCGGGATTCGTTTCGCCGGGGGAATGATGGCAACAGTGCTGCGTCGCACCGTGTCCGGGAAGATTCTGCCCGTTTAA